ccattttttcaatgAACTGTTCGGTATGTTCTTTCAGTATtaatctttttgaaaatcttatttatttattttatttaagggaGAAAAAATGTATGAGTTAATTTTAACGCTTGGATTTGCTTTTTAAATATCGGAgctttattaatattaaaactcAATGATCATACTCAACtcagttcttatttttttttcttcttcaaaacgAGGAGTACCTATAGTTGTTATATTTTCTAAGGTCTTCCCCtcaataagaaatattttataaaaatgttatcttcttcgTTGGTTAAAGgtcttattttgattttaatttttcttttttgtcgaCGTTTCAATGATTAAAAACGTCTTTATCAATACATTttgttattgaattttaaaatatttgatcaAAAGCGAAAACCTATACCAAGAAATAAAGCCAGAGTTATAAGAAAGCCATTAGGataaaaaccttaaaataagtataaaatttaaatataataaaaattgaaatcaaaataaGACGTCAacgaagaaaataacatttatttgatAAAGAAAGGTCAAGAAAtaaggaaatattttatttctggaATATCTTTGAGAACTATTTACTACAATTTTCCAGGAGGGGTTGAGGCTATAGCTTAAGACAAAGACTAACAGACggagttaaattaaattttgttgctATACCGAGTTCAGATCGTAGGATAAAACCATGATAGCTTTACAGAAATCAATACTATTTGCCAAATATAGTAAAACTTTCTTAGGTATAAATATTTTCTAAGGACATGACTAAGTCACATTATGGAgtaaaatgttagtttttataaATGGGGTATCAAACGAAAGAAATGCATGCTTTTCTTACTATGAGCAATAGATTCGAAAGCAACCAAATACCTACTTTCTcataaatttagaaaatgaaaaaaaaagataaggcttaaaaagtttaactatTGGATTACCGAATAAATTAACaagttattcaaaaaaacatgaACAGGCTGCAGGTTAATTTTAAACGTAGGTATTATGCTACactatttgtattctatgttgaaAACCTACCCAATTGGAAATGGGACATACTCCCCTCCATTTGTCATATAAAACAATCCATAGTTGAATAGCTTTACATTGTCCAATTCATCCAACAGCACATTCTTCGGCTCCAAATTGTGTATGGCAAACTTATTGCGATGTACTTCAGCTATTCCACAAGCAATTTGATAAAATACTCTCAATATTTGTGTGGAATTAAAAGAAACGCGAGATTTGTGTTCCAAAGTATCACCCGAGTATTCAGAAACGACAATTGTGCGTTCTGAAATTACAGAATCATCAATGCCTTGTTCTAGACACATTCTATTCACTATTTAAAGCTTACCATGTTTTCCTCGTATTATGTCCAAATACTGACACAgattttgatgtttaatttcttttaatctttgCGCTCGGCCAAGAATTGCAATGGAATTTGGGGTCAATGGCAGACCATTGCTGCCACACACATCTCCAGGATGGGTTTTGGCAAAAAATGTTACAGCACCAAGATGAGAGTTGGCTTTTGAAATGCACGGTGACATGTTTTTGTTGcgagtattattttttattgaggtTTCatagctttttttataaatattttaaaaatatatattttttattatgggAGGATTCTCCCactgataaaacaaaaaaacaaaacaaagtagaACTGTCAAGTGTCAATTTGACAGTCAAGGTATTGCCAGAAATGcgaaatttaaataaagagaAAATTCAATTCTGAGATTTATATCATTTTCCATTTGGATATTCGAACGTCTTTTTCGGCCTTGATATTAGGCCGCCTCCACTGTGCATGAACGATGCCTGGTTCATGAACATGTCTTGAAAAAATCTAATGGAGGCAGAAAAATCCATGCCCATAGATTTCTTgtcaaagaattttgttttttgaacatGACATGACATATGAGCGTTGTTCAAGTCCTTGGCATGAATCTTGACGTTTTGTGTACGTGTAAGGTTTTctattaaagcctagtacgctgctgatgcgaaacgaaaatttttcaagtctccaaagtggACAAATGCTaactaaaaaatatcatcaagtattctgtcaaagtcaaaataaaaaaattcaaaattaaggcataactacattggctcaaaaagtgaaaaagtacaaaagtgaaaattttcaaacgcattttttaatagtttttcgggctggaaaattaaaacaaatgatgcagaaatcttattttttggtcttaaaaacaatttatatactctttttcacaaaaaaattgcgctagccagaaaaaaaatattttcacttttgtactttttcaaaaagtggtgtatgtagttaagcctttaatttaaaataaagaaaaatcaacagaaaaaaatatttaaagcaagaaataaatgaattaaggcttaactacatacaccatgactttttgaaaaagtacaaaagtgaaaatattttttttctggctagcgcaatttttttgtgaaaaagatttagccgagctaaaatgagtcccatacaaataatcgataacttgtatggaaattttatcttggctaaaatttagcgcgagcagcgtaccaggcttaagtgataaatgagtgaaaactctcccaatttttcgctagagctgctactgaaaaacgaaaagcaaaacgaaatttttcgttcaagatttcgttaacgaaattttgtatggcaaatttcgtttcgcatcagcagcgtactaggcttaatagtagatttttggttaaTCATGCTCTTCTttccgagtagatacgatttgtaatGAACTCGTTtcaagtgcgttccattgaaaattgcTATTAAACTAcaagtagtactttgccacctcctgCCAAAGGAATAGGGTTACTAATTATGCAAAATCGAATGCTAAACCAAGACCGTACCACGTTTGTACACTTTGCATCAAGGTCAACTGTGGTTCAAGTATTTACTTGGGTACTTCAGCATATTTGAACCTTTAAATAGAGCTAAACATGACCTATAACGTGAATTTCAAAGCATTAAAATTGCTAAAACCGTCCCAAGATAATTAAAAACTAAACATGTAACCGCAACCTTATGATTAAAGTTGATGTGAAGTTACCTTAAGCTGTTTAATTACATTACGTTAGAAAATGCATTCTGGcagcatttacaaaaaaatactccATTTTCGAACTCGAAGTCTCCAcattcttcgaaaaaaaatggcCGACCGAAGGAAGTTCATGAATTTCTGTTCATCTACTCGTTCATTCGGTTTTTACCTTTCACCGATATAACTTCATAACTGCAGGTAAgcactaaaatttttattaaaattagtttaaataaaattagtaaaataaaattgtgaaaaaataaatagatcaatataattttcaagtttaaaatatttattgtcaATTTCATAAGTTGTAAAACTAAATAATGTAGAAGTGTAACCACGTGGCTATAATCTCTTTAATTTCAAGATGGCCGTCATCTTATGGCTTGGTTAATTTTcacaatttctttaatttttgataaatttttctcAAATGATGATCAATTTTCTTCCCTTTTGCGGTTTCCACCAGAAGGAAATTCTTAATTGAATCTCCTAATGTTGGTCAAAGGAGTCtgatttattctttaaaaaacttgaaataagTCTTATCCCAAGCAAATATTGATCAAACAACTTCCTCAATTTTGTAGAATATGGCGGACGCAGCTCCAGCCCGTGGTGGATTCCGTGGAGGATTTGGTTCTCGTGGTGGTGGTGGTCGTGGACGTGGTCGCGGCCGTGGTCGCGGCAGAGGTCGTGGACGTGGAGGCAAAGAAGACTCCAAAGAGTGGGTTCCAGTCACCAAATTGGGACGTTTGGTTCGTGATGACAAAATTCACAGCCTCGAAGAAATCTACCTCTACTCTCTGCCCATCAAAGAGTTTGAGATCATTGATTTCTTCTTGGGTTCCGCCCTCAAGGATGAAGTTTTAAAGATTATGCCTGTCCAGAAACAAACTCGTGCTGGTCAACGTACTCGTTTCAAGGCTTTCGTTGCTATCGGTGACAACAATGGTCATATTGGTTTGGGAGTTAAGTGCAGCAAGGAAGTTGCTACTGCCATTCGTGGAGCTATCATTTTGGCTAAACTGTCTGTTGTTCCAGTCCGTCGTGGTTACTGGGGTAACAAGATCGGTAAACCTCACACCGTTCCATGCAAAGTAagttctttcatctttttttctttataaaaagtagcttttttttgttttaaaatgatgAAATTCTTGGTCTTTCCTTTTGCGGTTTCCACCGGAAGCCTCTCGGGGCTAGTGACGGTCAAGATAGTCTGATTTTTTACTTCCTAAATCATCTTTCTAAAACCCCTTTTTCACAGATAACTAATCAATTATTTACTACTTTTTCTAGGTAACTGGCAAATGCGGTTCCGTATCTGTGCGTTTGATTCCAGCTCCACGTGGTACTGGCATCGTTTCAGCTCCAGTTCCCAAGAAGCTCTTGACCATGGCTGGTATTGAGGATTGTTACACCTCGGCCCGTGGTTCCACTGGTACTTTGGGTAATTTCGCCAAGGCCACTTATGCTGCCATTGCCAAGACCTACGCTTACTTGACTCCAGATTTGTGGAAGGATATGCCACTCGGCGTCAATCCATACCAAGAATTTGCTGATTTCTTGGCTGACAAACCTGGTGTAAGACACGAAGCTTAAATTTCGTAGACACACAAATTATAACAATACAGCGGAAAAACACCCCCTGTAGATTGATGATATTCCCGTTTGAATAGTTATTTTCTTGTCCAAAAGGAATTTTCTCTCATTCGgttgaaaatataataaaaaaaaaagttcattggCATCAGAACCaagaaacacaaaattttttgagtattatttttttatttctttctttcctTTTCTTCATGAGTTGAAGTCGGCCATTTTGGTGAAAATTGGCTTGGTTTTGGTCTaggaaacattttttggaatttgtaAGAATTTTCTTTTCGTCACTTAAGCGAGTGATACGGAAAGTGGGTAGGTATTCTTTTCTTTTAGGATTAGCAAATAGCAATACATAATCCTCAACGCACTTTGAAATCCCTAAGAACTGGCATTTCAATTGAAATTGCATATTggcaattttcataaaattctttGAATGGAAAATCCACAAAATGAAAATGCACGGAGACACACCTCGACTAGTTATTGTTCTACCTTTTTTATGTAGACAATGGATTCACTTGGAAAATCCAAGCTCTTAGGGACCATAGCCACCACTCTCAtttcaacatcaacaaaaacaaattgcataCAGAAAAGCAATCCGTCGCGTAGGTAATTTGTTGAATCGGCACATTTAAGTTtctctaaaaaaattgaatggatTTTTCTAACTTTGTTTTTGTGAATTGCTTTACTTGCTCAATTGAATAgaataataaacatttttggaCCTATTACACAAAATACTTGGGCGGAGATTAtgcattgcattgtttaaatttcattacAGCCATTGTAAAAATTCTAGCGTCATAAATTTTCAACTGAATTTAaaggttttagtttttttaagcttttttttgcaTCAATTTTCAAACGAGTTAAgtaaaaaatagtgttttaataataattctaGTGATTTAGATTAGATTGGTTTTTATTTGCTAACGTTGATTAAACTTGTTAATTCTAGTGCAAGTTTATCATGTCAAAGTAgctacaaaaaatgaaaaaaaaacagtatttttgaaattattgaacATATTGCATTTAGCATTATTAGTTCATTCTTCATTCTAAAGGAGGTTTAGgacgaagtttttgaaataaattaccaTACATTAAAACAGCCGAAATAacgtttttgttgtattttataaaggttcttttttttcaaaaaaagggaaaaatgttatgataagtgaaattat
This DNA window, taken from Episyrphus balteatus chromosome 2, idEpiBalt1.1, whole genome shotgun sequence, encodes the following:
- the LOC129910564 gene encoding 40S ribosomal protein S2; translation: MADAAPARGGFRGGFGSRGGGGRGRGRGRGRGRGRGRGGKEDSKEWVPVTKLGRLVRDDKIHSLEEIYLYSLPIKEFEIIDFFLGSALKDEVLKIMPVQKQTRAGQRTRFKAFVAIGDNNGHIGLGVKCSKEVATAIRGAIILAKLSVVPVRRGYWGNKIGKPHTVPCKVTGKCGSVSVRLIPAPRGTGIVSAPVPKKLLTMAGIEDCYTSARGSTGTLGNFAKATYAAIAKTYAYLTPDLWKDMPLGVNPYQEFADFLADKPGVRHEA